In Candidatus Binatia bacterium, the DNA window CGGCAGCACAGACGGCACGCTCGAGGAGCTGCAGCAGGCGCTCACCGACGTGCCGCGGCTACGGATTCTCGACCTGGATGGAAATTTCGGTGAGGCAGCGGCATTGACGGCGGGTTTTCAGGCAGCGCGCGGTGACGTGATCGTCACCTTGGATGGGGACGGGCAAAATGACCCAAATGATTTGCCGCGATTGTGGGAGCGGTTTCAGCGAGGGGCGGTAGTTGTATCCGGGTGGCGGCAGCGGCGCCAAGACGGTTTTTGGCGGCGGGTGTTGCCGTCTCGGCTGGCGAACTGGCTCATTGCTCGGGTGACGGGCATACCCACCCACGATAACGGCTGTGGCCTCAAGATTTATCGAGCCGCGGTGGCAAAGCGCGTGCAACTTCCGAAGGGGTTTCATCGTTTTCTCCCCGCGATTTTGGGGGTGCAGGGCGACGAAGTCGCTGAAGTGCCGGTACGCGACCGGCAGCGGCGGCACGGGGCTTCCCATTACGGGCTCAACCGCACCTTCATCGTGCTCCGAGATCTACTGGCCGTTCCGTTTCTGGTTACCCATCCGCGCGCGTTCGAGGTGATTTGGGCGCTGGTCGCAGCAATGGCGGCACTGGGCGGTACGGTATTGGCGATACACGGGAATATCTTGGGGACCACGGTTGCGGCCGTGTTCACGCTTTTGGCCTATGCCATATGGTGGAACGTACGCCGCTTCAATCGGGCGCAGAGACTGGGAGTTTTTCGGGTGCGGCGCGAATTCACCCGGCTGGGTGAAGGGGCATTGCTGGCCCAAGGGCTGCGGAAAGTCGGTGTGCGTTGATGGCGAAGTTGCGGATCGGCGTGGTGGGAGCAGGCTACTGGGGCAAAAATTTGCTTCGGGTGTTCGATGCACGCCCAGATGTGGAGGTATGTGCTGTGGCCGACCCGGATCGCGCCGCGGCCGAGGCAGTGGCTGCGGGCAGACCCGTGGTGGCAGACGTGGACGCGCTGCTCCGCCAGTACGACCCCGAGGCGGTGGTCATCGTTACTCCTCCTTCGACTCACTACTCACTGGCACGGCGAGCGCTGCAGCACGGGAAACACTGCTGGGTCGAAAAGCCGTTAGCCCTGCGTGCCGCGGAGGCGCGCGAGCTGGTTGCGCTGGCGGAGCGCAATCGTTGTCAACTCTTTGTGGACGAAACGTTTCTCTATGACCCGCTGGTGCGCCTGGCTCGGGATTGGATTCGCCAAGGCCGGCTCGGTACCGTGTATCACTTGTCGTTCGAGCGCCTGGGCCAAGGGCGGATTCGGCGCGACTCGAACGTGTGGTGGAATTCGGCTCCGCACGACCTTTCCATTTTGTGTTACTGGATCGACGCCCCGGTGCAGGAAGTGAGCGTTCGGGCGTTCGATTACTTACAGCCCGGGATCGCCGACGTCGCGATCGGAACGGTCTGTTTGCATGGAGGGATCTCCGCGCACATTTACCTGAGCTGGATGGCTCCCCAAAAGGTTGCCACCGCCACTGCTGTGGGAAGCCGGGGCATGCTCGTGTTCGAGGGGCGATTCGGCAAGAGGAGACTCGACTTTTTCGAATTTTCTGTGTCGGATCGCACACGCACGGTGGGTAATGTGATTCCGATCGAGCGGTTCCAGTGCACCGAGTCGGTACCAGGGGGCAACGAGGAGCCGTTGGCGCTTGCTGCAGAAGCATTTGTGCACAGCGTGCGTACGGCAACACCCGCGCCCAGCGCTGGCGTGTACTCGCAGCGGGTCGTGGAAATCTTGGAGGCGGGACTACCGTACGGCGGCTGCCCGCATGCTGGTGTGGTGGCAGACTGATTTTCTCGCTGCACACTGCGATCTTTCGTGGTAGTGCTGGTTGGGCATGGCGAAGATCCTCGTGGTCGAAGACGATCCGGACATCCTCCGCATCATGATGCACACACTCCGTGCGGCCGGCCATGTCGTCATTCCGGCTTACGGGGGGGAGGATGCGTTACGAAAGGTCAAGCAGCATCAGCCGGACCTGGTGGTGACCGATTTAGCGATGCCAAAAATGACCGGGGTGGAGGTCATCGAACAAATCAAACGGAACGACGCGACCAAACACATCCCGTGCGTGGCAGTCACAGCTCACGTGTGGGAGTTTCTGGCCCATTCGGCGGGCGACGCCGGCTGCGAAGGGTATCTGGCAAAGCCATTTACGAATCGCCAGCTAATCGAGTTCGTGAACAAGTACCTTCCCGGCGCAGCGGCTGCCGATGCCCCCGGCGGAAAAGATCGCTCTGCCGCGAACTAATACACCCGCAGCCGAGTGCACTCGGTGGGAATTGGGTCCTCGGGTTTCGATGATCCAGGCGGGTGCGCTGTGGCGAGCTTCGAGGAACGTTGCCTAGCGCTGGGGTGCCGTCGTTCGGCCCTCGAAGCGGCGCCGGAGGATCAGCCGCAAGCTCGCCCACGCCGTCCGCCACACTTTCATTTTGCTCGCGCCCGCTTTGCGATCGTACCGTAGCACCATCGGAACCTCTCCCATGACTACGTCGAGATGGCGCAACTTGAGGAGCACATCGAGCATGCACTGAAACCCCGCCTGGTCCACGAAATGATCTCCATAGTGGCGGAACGCTGCGGCGATGATCGGGGCACGGTAAGCGCGGTAGCCGCATGTAAAGTCCCGCACTCCCATAGGAAACAGTATGCGTAGGAGCAGCGAGGCACCGCGGGTCATCAGCCGGCGCAACGGAGACACGCCGAACACGCGCGACCCGGGCTGGAAGCGCGAGGCAATCACGACGTCGAAGCCTTCTTCGACGTGTTGCAGCATGCGCAGGATCAATCCGGGCGGGTGTGTGGCATCGGCATCCATAGTCACGATAACGTCTCGTTCGGTGCTTCGCTCCAGTGCGGCTTTGAGCCCGTCGCGCAAAGTTGCTCCGAGACCTTGGTTCTTCGCATGTTGCAGCAACACGAGCGGCATGTGCTCCCCGTACGTGCGGGCGACTCGGGCGGTGCCATCGGTGCTACCGTCATCCACGAGGACGACTTCGTACGGGATCTCGTGAGGTTCCAAGACGTCACGGAGGGCATCCAGCAAGACGGGCAAGTTCGGCTCCTCGTTATATGCGGGCAGCGCTAACACGACCTTCCGCTTCCGCCGTGACTGTCGCGCTGGGCTGGGCTCCGTCATCGAGAACTGCCTCGCTTACCGTGCGCACTTGTCAGATGCAACTCCATGGGAGCGGCTTCGCTTTCCTTGCACGCTGGTCGGGGCTAAACGGTCTCCATATGCAACGCTGGCTCTTAGCTTTCCTGGCCGCCCTCGGTTGCTTGCTCCTGTGGGTGCTTCTGCGCCCGCGCCCTTCCGTCGAGGAAGCACGATCCGGCGCTCGCCCGGCGGCTCACGCGCCAACCTTTCCCGTTCGGGGAGGGGCTTCGAGCCGCGGCAGTAGCGACGAACCGTTTGCAGATTTGGGCGACGGCCGGCGTGCGAGTGCCGGGGCACAAGTGAGCGATCGGCGCAGCCTCTTGCGCCCGCGGCCCGACGTTTTGGTTCCCGAAGGGCAAATTGACGCCGGCGGCGATGCGAGCGGCAAGCCGAAGCCGGAACTTGCCACCCGCCCGAACGTTCTCCCTGGGCACTCCATGCCCCTGGGTGTGTCCGCAGCGGGAGCGGAGAGCGTAGCGGGAGAAGCCGTTTTGGCGTTACCGTTCGACGACCCGCAAAAAGCTTCCGCCGGGGTACAACCGCTTGCAGAAAAGGACGTCGTGTACGACGAGTTCGGCGCTGTGTTCGGACCGAATGCCCTCTTTGTTGCGCCACCACCGGATGACGTCAGCGCCAATGCCGGAGCTGTGGTGTTTTGGCTTCAGCCGGCATGGGCGGGAAACTCGGGAAGCAACAACGCGTACTTCATCTGGCGGATGCCGCATATGTTCGAAAATCGCATTTCCATCTTCAAAAACGGTCCGTTCCTGCGCTTTCTGCTTGCAGATAGCCTGGGTCGGGAAACAGACGTGAGCGTCGGGGTTATGAGCTGGAAAGCCGACGAGTGGCACCATGTCGCCGCTTCGTGGGGAGACTTTGTAGCGACGTTTTATATCGACGGGCGACCTGTGGGCAGTAGAGAATATGCCAACGACATCATCATTGCGCCCGGAACGCCATGGTACATTGGTTCGGACTACCCCGGAGGCGCGCAAGGTGCGAACAGTCGGATTCGCGGCTTTCACGTCTTCTCGCGCGCGTTGCAACCGGAGGAAGTCCTCGCATTGATGGAGGAAACGAGGCCGCCTGGGGCGTGACCCGCACCGTCCACACGCCGATCCTCACGCGCGAAATCCTCGCGCTGCTGGAGCTCTCGCCTGGAGACCGCACCATTGACGCCACCATGGACGGTGGCGGTCACACCCGCGCCCTCCTCGATGCGACGGCGCCGAGCGGTCGGGTCTTGGGAATCGACCGTGACCCCGAGCTGATCGCCCTGGCTCGAGAACGGTTCGCTGCAGAAATTTCCGCCGGGCGCCTCCTGCTGGCACAGGGCAGCTTTGCAGAACTCGCTTCGATTGCCGCCCAGCATGGATTCGCAGAAGTGGCCGCGGTGCTTTTCGATCTGGGCGCGAGCTCTTTCCACTTTGATATCGCTGGGCGAGGGTTTAGTTTCCGCCAAAACGAACCGCTGGATATGCGATTCGACCCTTCGGACAGCTCGCGGCCAACTGCCGCAGAGCTCGTGAACCGCCTCGACGCCCGCGAACTTGCTCGCTTGATTGCTCGCTATGGAGAGGAGCGCCACGCCGCGCGCATCGCGCGCGAGCTGATGCGGCGTCGGCCTGTGTCCACCACGCACGAACTCTACGCCGGGATCGAGGCGGCGCTGCCGGCGCCGGTGCGCTGGCGCGCGGCTCGTTCCGCAGCACGAGTGTTCCAAGCCTTGCGGATTGCGGTGAACGATGAACTGGCGGCTTTGGAAACGGCACTGCCGCAGGCGTTTTCGTTGCTACGCCCCGGGGGAAAACTGGCTGTGCTGTCCTTTCACTCGCTGGAAGACCGGATCGTGAAGCACTTCTTCCAGAGCGAGCAGAAACGTGGAGCGGCGCGGATCTTGACGAAAAAACCTGTGCGCCCGAGCGAGGAGGAAGTCAGGGCCAATCCGCGCGCCGCGAGTGCCAAGCTGCGCGTCTGCGAACGGTTACGCTGATGCGCAGGTGAGCCGCTTCGGCCTTTCCACGATTGGGCACCTGCGGCTTCGATTGACTGCCTCGGCGCCTCGAGTCGCAGGATTTCGTGCCCCCCTCATCCGGCCGTCGGCCGACCTCTCCCGGAACGTTGCCGGGGCGCACGGCGGTGCGCCCCGACACTGCACAATCGCCCCGCCCCCGTGGAACCTGTCGGGGCGACACTCGGGTCGCCCGCGGGCCTCTAGGCATGGCGGCGAAAGGCCACGGCTTCGATTTCTATGCGGGCACCGCGCGGTAGGCTGGCCACCCCGACGGTAACGCGCGCTGGATACGGGGGCGAGAACGTTGCCGCGTAGACGTCGTTGACGGCAGCAAAATCGTTCAAATCCACGAGGTAAATCGTGGTGCGCACGACATCCGCAAGATCCGCTCCAGCGGCACGCAGAACAGCACGGAGGTTGGCCAACGCTTGTCGTGCCTCGGCAACCGTACCGCCGGCCACCAAGCCGCCTGTTGCCGGGTCGAGCCCGAGTTGCCCCGACAGGAAAATCCAGTTGCCCGCCGCAACGGCCTGGGAATACGGCCCGATCGCTGCCGGCGCTGCCGAAGTTTCTACAGGTTCTTTCGTGCAATTGCTCACCGCTGATCCTCCCCGGCCCGACTCTTCACGCCCGAGCTCGGGCGACCTTCACCACGCCACGCACTTTGGAGACATTGCGGAGCACACGCTGCAACTGGTCGATGTGTTGCACGGTGAGCTCGAACACGTTGAGAGATTTCTGATCGGGTAGCTCCCGTACCGTGGCCCGCGTGATATTGACCCCCACGGCGCTAATGGCCCCCGACACTGCGGACAACAGGCCGGGAGCATCCACACACACCACTTCGACCCGTACCGTTTGCTTCGCTTCGGCGTCGTTGCGCCATGCGACATCCACCTGACGCTGCGGGTCGCTTTCCAGCACGCGCGGGCAATCCACGGCGTGCACGGTGACCCCGCGCCCGCGCGTGAGGAAGCCGATGATGCGCTCCCCAGGCACAGGGCTGCAGCAGCGGGCAAAGCGCACGAGCACGTCGTCAATGCCACTTACAGTCACGCTCGGCAGCTCCGTGCGCCGCATGCGGCGGAACAAGCGCCGCCAGCCGGTTTCCGGCGTTCCTTCTTGTTGCAGTTGCTCGGCGGGCACGAGCTTGGCGAGCACTTGCCGCGGCGTGAGCCGGCCGTAACCGATGGCGGCAAACAGCGACTCTTCGTCGCGTACGCCCAGTGCTTGCAAAACGGCGGGAAAGTCCTCTTGCTTGCGCAGCTTGGCGAAGTCGAGGTGGTAGCGCGTGCAATCGCGCTGCAAGAGCTCCCGGCCCATCGCGATGCTGCGTTCACGCTGTTGTTGCTTGAGCCAGGTGCGGATTTTCTGGCGCGCGCGTGCGGTCTTGACGAAATTCAGCCAGTCGCTGCTGGGGGTTTGATTGGACGTGGTGATGATCTCCACCGTGTCGCCGTTGCACAAACAGTAGCGCAGCGGCACCAGCCGCCCGTTCACCCGCGCCCCCGCGCAGTGGTTGCCCACTTCGGAGTGGATCCGATACGCAAAGTCGATCACGGTGGAGCCCTCGGGGAACGACAAGCAGTCGCCCTTGGGCGTGAACACCACGACCTCGTCGCTGAACAAATCCTCCTTGACGAGGCGGAGAAACTCTTGCGGCTCCGAAGGGTTTTGCAGCCACTCCAGGAGTTGCCGCAGCCATGCGAAGCGCTCCGCATCTTGCTCGTCCACGTGTTTGCCGCCCTTGTACTTCCAGTGGGCGGCAATGCCCATCTCGGCTACGCGGTGCATTTCGTGGGTGCGGATTTGTACCTCCATGCGTTCGCCGTAAGGGCCGATCACCGTCGTGTGCAGCGACTGATACATGTTCCCTTTCGGCAGCGCGATGTAGTCCTTGAAGCGCCCCGGCACCGGCTTCCAGTTGGCGTGAATCACCCCCAGCGCCTCGTAGCATTCGCGCACCGTGCCCACGATGATGCGGAAGGCGATCAGATCGTAAATTTGGTCGTAGTGCAGGTTTTGCGCCTGCATTTTCTGGTAGATCGAGTAAAAGTGCTTGGGCCGGCCGGTGACTTCCGCTTCGATGCCGGCCTCTTCGAGCTTGCGCCGCAAAATGGCGATGACCTCGGCGATGTAGCGTTCGCGCTCCTCCTTGCGCTTGGCCACGGCGCGCTTGAGCTGGTAGTACACTTCCGGCTGCAAGTAGCGCAGCGCCTGGTCCTCGAGCTCGCTTTTCATCCAGTAAATTCCCAGCCGGTGCGCCAGCGGGGCGTAAATGTCGAGGGTTTCTTGCGCAATTTCCATTTGCCGCTCGGGTGGAAGGGCGTCGAGCGTGCGCATGTTGTGGAGGCGGTCGGCGAGTTTGATCAAAATGACCCGAATGTCTCGCGCCATCGCCAGCAGCATCTTGCGGAAATTTTCCGCTTGCTTTTCT includes these proteins:
- a CDS encoding oxidoreductase encodes the protein MAKLRIGVVGAGYWGKNLLRVFDARPDVEVCAVADPDRAAAEAVAAGRPVVADVDALLRQYDPEAVVIVTPPSTHYSLARRALQHGKHCWVEKPLALRAAEARELVALAERNRCQLFVDETFLYDPLVRLARDWIRQGRLGTVYHLSFERLGQGRIRRDSNVWWNSAPHDLSILCYWIDAPVQEVSVRAFDYLQPGIADVAIGTVCLHGGISAHIYLSWMAPQKVATATAVGSRGMLVFEGRFGKRRLDFFEFSVSDRTRTVGNVIPIERFQCTESVPGGNEEPLALAAEAFVHSVRTATPAPSAGVYSQRVVEILEAGLPYGGCPHAGVVAD
- a CDS encoding dolichol-phosphate mannosyltransferase, whose translation is MTEPSPARQSRRKRKVVLALPAYNEEPNLPVLLDALRDVLEPHEIPYEVVLVDDGSTDGTARVARTYGEHMPLVLLQHAKNQGLGATLRDGLKAALERSTERDVIVTMDADATHPPGLILRMLQHVEEGFDVVIASRFQPGSRVFGVSPLRRLMTRGASLLLRILFPMGVRDFTCGYRAYRAPIIAAAFRHYGDHFVDQAGFQCMLDVLLKLRHLDVVMGEVPMVLRYDRKAGASKMKVWRTAWASLRLILRRRFEGRTTAPQR
- the rsmH gene encoding ribosomal RNA small subunit methyltransferase H, which encodes MTRTVHTPILTREILALLELSPGDRTIDATMDGGGHTRALLDATAPSGRVLGIDRDPELIALARERFAAEISAGRLLLAQGSFAELASIAAQHGFAEVAAVLFDLGASSFHFDIAGRGFSFRQNEPLDMRFDPSDSSRPTAAELVNRLDARELARLIARYGEERHAARIARELMRRRPVSTTHELYAGIEAALPAPVRWRAARSAARVFQALRIAVNDELAALETALPQAFSLLRPGGKLAVLSFHSLEDRIVKHFFQSEQKRGAARILTKKPVRPSEEEVRANPRAASAKLRVCERLR
- a CDS encoding reactive intermediate/imine deaminase; its protein translation is MSNCTKEPVETSAAPAAIGPYSQAVAAGNWIFLSGQLGLDPATGGLVAGGTVAEARQALANLRAVLRAAGADLADVVRTTIYLVDLNDFAAVNDVYAATFSPPYPARVTVGVASLPRGARIEIEAVAFRRHA
- the relA gene encoding GTP pyrophosphokinase; amino-acid sequence: MKLESLIETVRSYDPAADVGLISRAYEFSERVHRGQKRASGEPYFSHPVAVAKIIAELHLDAASVATALLHDTVEDTLTTLDEIERHFGPEVASLVDGVTKISQISFTSREEKQAENFRKMLLAMARDIRVILIKLADRLHNMRTLDALPPERQMEIAQETLDIYAPLAHRLGIYWMKSELEDQALRYLQPEVYYQLKRAVAKRKEERERYIAEVIAILRRKLEEAGIEAEVTGRPKHFYSIYQKMQAQNLHYDQIYDLIAFRIIVGTVRECYEALGVIHANWKPVPGRFKDYIALPKGNMYQSLHTTVIGPYGERMEVQIRTHEMHRVAEMGIAAHWKYKGGKHVDEQDAERFAWLRQLLEWLQNPSEPQEFLRLVKEDLFSDEVVVFTPKGDCLSFPEGSTVIDFAYRIHSEVGNHCAGARVNGRLVPLRYCLCNGDTVEIITTSNQTPSSDWLNFVKTARARQKIRTWLKQQQRERSIAMGRELLQRDCTRYHLDFAKLRKQEDFPAVLQALGVRDEESLFAAIGYGRLTPRQVLAKLVPAEQLQQEGTPETGWRRLFRRMRRTELPSVTVSGIDDVLVRFARCCSPVPGERIIGFLTRGRGVTVHAVDCPRVLESDPQRQVDVAWRNDAEAKQTVRVEVVCVDAPGLLSAVSGAISAVGVNITRATVRELPDQKSLNVFELTVQHIDQLQRVLRNVSKVRGVVKVARARA